A region from the Wansuia hejianensis genome encodes:
- a CDS encoding YdbC family protein — MKEIQYEIVKEIAVLSKGDSGYTKEINLISWNGREPKYDIRSFSPNREKCGKGITLNADEAAALLEALQKEVNSGD, encoded by the coding sequence ATGAAAGAAATCCAGTATGAGATTGTAAAGGAAATCGCCGTATTGTCTAAGGGCGACAGCGGCTACACAAAAGAAATCAATCTTATCTCATGGAACGGAAGAGAGCCGAAATATGACATCCGCAGCTTTTCCCCGAACCGTGAGAAGTGCGGAAAGGGTATCACGTTGAACGCTGATGAAGCAGCAGCACTCCTTGAAGCATTACAGAAAGAAGTAAACAGCGGGGATTGA
- a CDS encoding RNA polymerase sigma factor yields MAYNHGREDRKWRIWKEAEEKLLRECGVDEATIEQIRIADRADFNSNRRFYRWTNDIAEYLEDMADRERQTEVGTVAELLDEIESENLYQVLVAVDGRTLKIVLLKMQGYSTKEIAPLVHLTTGAIYARLDHLRKKLRKFYSV; encoded by the coding sequence ATGGCATATAACCACGGACGGGAGGACAGGAAATGGCGTATCTGGAAAGAAGCGGAGGAAAAGCTGCTGCGTGAGTGCGGCGTTGATGAAGCGACCATTGAGCAGATACGCATTGCGGACAGGGCAGACTTCAATTCCAACAGGCGGTTTTACCGATGGACGAATGACATTGCGGAATACCTTGAGGACATGGCAGACAGGGAGCGGCAGACGGAAGTGGGTACGGTTGCGGAGTTACTGGACGAGATTGAGAGCGAAAATCTCTATCAAGTATTAGTCGCGGTGGACGGGCGTACCTTGAAAATCGTCCTGCTGAAAATGCAGGGGTATTCCACAAAGGAGATTGCCCCGCTCGTGCATTTGACGACTGGTGCCATCTATGCGAGGTTAGACCATCTGCGGAAGAAGCTACGAAAATTTTATAGCGTCTAA
- a CDS encoding helix-turn-helix domain-containing protein: protein MNGTNGNEPGYPENALVPYPVIVAATKGDPDAMKIVLQHFSGYIARLSMRKLYDERGNVYFGVDHDIRERLQAKLMMAVLTFKAEE from the coding sequence ATGAATGGGACGAATGGTAACGAACCCGGCTACCCGGAAAATGCCCTTGTTCCTTATCCTGTCATTGTGGCAGCGACAAAGGGCGACCCGGACGCCATGAAGATTGTCTTGCAGCATTTCAGCGGCTACATAGCCCGCCTCTCCATGCGGAAGCTGTACGACGAGCGCGGGAACGTCTATTTTGGCGTAGACCACGACATTCGGGAACGGCTGCAAGCAAAACTGATGATGGCTGTCCTCACCTTTAAGGCAGAGGAATAA
- a CDS encoding RNA polymerase sigma factor: MAYRVKAYTLREESTESGTRYFISFKDGQGKSHELEVSEQFFMEFRQMERRNRNLLQWDERHREFSEVWDETLNRRALKLPKSIEEQMIEAERAELLCKAVDGLPEIQRRRFLLYYEYEFNFYQIAAMEHCTASAIQKSVAIAKEKVKAEMRKYLQP, translated from the coding sequence ATGGCATACAGAGTTAAGGCGTACACGCTTCGGGAGGAATCCACGGAAAGCGGCACAAGGTATTTTATCAGCTTTAAGGACGGGCAGGGCAAATCCCACGAGTTGGAAGTGTCGGAACAGTTCTTTATGGAGTTTCGGCAGATGGAACGCAGGAACAGGAATCTCCTCCAATGGGACGAGCGGCACAGGGAGTTTTCGGAAGTATGGGACGAAACGCTGAACAGGCGGGCGTTGAAGCTGCCTAAGAGCATAGAGGAACAAATGATTGAGGCAGAACGGGCAGAACTGCTCTGTAAGGCGGTTGACGGACTGCCAGAGATACAAAGGCGGCGTTTCCTGCTCTACTACGAGTATGAGTTCAATTTTTACCAAATCGCCGCTATGGAGCATTGCACCGCTTCGGCAATACAGAAATCTGTTGCGATTGCAAAGGAGAAAGTAAAGGCGGAAATGAGGAAGTATCTCCAACCGTGA
- a CDS encoding transposon-encoded TnpW family protein, with protein sequence MDLLLFIDYIICLRKKGGFSLTQNQTPVTTTEHKIGKVTYLVCSSASERATDTLDKKIKKLIRKDMELNPANARK encoded by the coding sequence GTGGACTTGCTGCTATTCATAGACTATATTATATGTTTGCGAAAGAAAGGGGGATTTTCTTTGACGCAAAACCAAACGCCCGTTACCACAACGGAGCATAAAATAGGAAAAGTTACTTACCTTGTATGTTCGTCCGCAAGTGAACGCGCAACGGACACACTGGATAAAAAGATAAAAAAACTCATTCGCAAAGACATGGAACTGAACCCCGCAAACGCCCGGAAATAG
- a CDS encoding RNA polymerase sigma factor, with product MEPNSREFYKQCAFQKFCNTVLHNEACDTHRELRRHKAKEVTFSDMTLDEARQLHTFDEYFKREAAETVFEKAGKKITPKLLLEAIRTLPEEKRKAILLYYFEGMNDTEIAELFNTSRSTIQYRRTSSFEKLRKYLEENADEWDEW from the coding sequence GTGGAACCTAATAGCAGGGAGTTTTACAAACAGTGTGCTTTTCAGAAGTTTTGTAATACGGTATTGCACAATGAAGCTTGCGACACCCATAGAGAACTTCGCAGACACAAGGCAAAGGAAGTGACCTTTTCCGACATGACCTTAGACGAAGCGCGGCAGCTTCATACGTTTGATGAATATTTCAAACGTGAAGCCGCCGAAACCGTCTTTGAGAAAGCCGGGAAGAAAATCACGCCAAAGCTGCTTCTTGAAGCAATCCGTACTTTGCCGGAAGAAAAGCGCAAAGCCATATTGCTGTATTACTTCGAGGGAATGAACGATACCGAGATTGCGGAGCTGTTCAACACGTCGAGAAGCACGATACAGTACAGGCGGACAAGCTCTTTTGAGAAATTAAGAAAATATCTGGAGGAAAATGCTGATGAATGGGACGAATGGTAA
- the tet(O) gene encoding tetracycline resistance ribosomal protection protein Tet(O) produces MKIINLGILAHVDAGKTTLTESLLYTSGAIAELGSVDEGTTRTDTMNLERQRGITIQTAVTSFQWEDVKVNIIDTPGHMDFLAEVYRSLSVLDGAVLLVSAKDGIQAQTRILFHALQTMKIPTIFFINKIDQEGIDLPMVYREMKAKLSSEIIVKQKVGQHPHINVTDNDDMEQWDAVIMGNDELLEKYMSGKPFKMSELEQEENRRFQNGTLFPVYHGSAKNNLGIRQLIEVIASKFYSSTPEGQSELCGQVFKIEYSEKRRRFVYVRIYSGTLHLRDVIRISEKEKIKITEMCVPTNGELYSSDTACSGDIVILPNDVLQLNSILGNGILLPQRKFIENPLPMLQTTIAVKKSEQREILLGALTEISDGDPLLKYYVDTTTHEIILSFLGKVQMEVICAILEEKYHVEAEIKEPTVIYMERPLRKAEYTIHIEVPPNPFWASVGLSIEPLPIGSGVQYESRVSLGYLNQSFQNAVMEGVLYGCEQGLYGWKVTDCKICFEYGLYYSPVSTPADFRLLSPIVLEQALKKAGTELLEPYLHFEIYAPQEYLSRAYHDAPRYCADIVSTQIKNDEVILKGEIPARCIQEYRNDLTYFTNGQGVCLTELKGYQPAIGKFICQPRRPNSRIDKVRHMFHKLA; encoded by the coding sequence ATGAAAATAATTAACTTAGGCATTCTGGCTCACGTTGACGCAGGAAAGACAACATTAACGGAAAGTTTATTGTATACCAGTGGTGCAATTGCAGAACTAGGGAGCGTAGATGAAGGCACAACAAGGACAGATACAATGAATTTGGAGCGTCAAAGGGGAATCACTATCCAGACAGCAGTGACATCTTTTCAGTGGGAGGATGTAAAAGTCAACATTATAGATACGCCAGGCCATATGGATTTTTTGGCGGAAGTATACCGTTCTTTATCCGTATTAGACGGAGCAGTATTATTAGTTTCTGCAAAGGATGGCATACAGGCACAGACCCGTATACTGTTTCATGCACTACAGACAATGAAGATTCCGACAATTTTTTTCATCAATAAAATTGACCAAGAGGGGATTGATTTGCCAATGGTATATCGAGAAATGAAAGCAAAGCTTTCTTCGGAAATTATAGTGAAGCAAAAGGTTGGGCAGCATCCCCATATAAATGTAACGGACAATGACGATATGGAACAGTGGGATGCGGTAATTATGGGAAACGATGAACTATTAGAGAAATATATGTCAGGGAAACCGTTTAAAATGTCAGAACTGGAACAGGAAGAAAACAGGAGATTCCAAAACGGAACGTTATTTCCCGTTTATCACGGAAGCGCTAAAAACAATCTGGGGATTCGGCAGCTTATAGAAGTGATTGCCAGTAAATTTTATTCATCAACGCCTGAAGGTCAATCTGAACTATGCGGGCAGGTTTTTAAGATTGAATATTCAGAGAAAAGGCGGCGTTTTGTTTATGTGCGTATATATAGCGGAACATTGCATTTGAGGGATGTTATTAGAATATCTGAAAAAGAGAAAATAAAAATCACAGAGATGTGTGTTCCGACAAACGGTGAATTATATTCATCCGATACAGCCTGCTCTGGTGATATTGTAATTTTACCAAATGATGTTTTGCAGCTAAACAGTATTTTGGGGAACGGAATACTGTTGCCGCAGAGAAAATTTATTGAAAATCCTCTCCCTATGCTCCAAACAACGATTGCAGTAAAGAAATCTGAACAGCGGGAAATATTGCTTGGGGCACTTACAGAAATTTCAGATGGCGACCCTCTTTTAAAATATTATGTGGATACTACAACGCATGAGATTATACTTTCTTTTTTGGGGAAAGTGCAGATGGAAGTCATTTGTGCCATCCTTGAGGAAAAATATCATGTGGAGGCAGAAATAAAAGAGCCTACTGTTATATATATGGAAAGACCGCTTAGAAAAGCAGAATATACCATCCACATAGAAGTCCCGCCAAATCCTTTCTGGGCTTCTGTCGGGTTGTCCATAGAGCCGCTCCCTATTGGAAGCGGAGTGCAGTATGAAAGCAGAGTTTCACTTGGATATTTAAATCAATCGTTCCAAAATGCGGTTATGGAGGGGGTTCTTTATGGCTGCGAGCAGGGGCTGTATGGATGGAAAGTGACAGACTGTAAAATCTGTTTTGAATATGGATTGTATTATAGTCCTGTAAGTACCCCCGCAGACTTTCGGCTGCTTTCCCCTATCGTATTGGAGCAGGCTTTAAAAAAAGCAGGGACAGAACTATTAGAGCCATATCTCCACTTTGAAATTTATGCACCGCAGGAATATCTCTCACGGGCGTATCATGATGCTCCAAGGTATTGTGCAGATATTGTAAGTACTCAGATAAAGAATGACGAGGTCATTCTGAAAGGAGAAATCCCTGCTAGATGTATTCAAGAATACAGGAACGATTTAACTTATTTCACAAATGGGCAGGGAGTCTGCTTGACAGAGTTAAAAGGATACCAGCCAGCTATTGGTAAATTTATTTGCCAACCCCGCCGCCCGAATAGCCGTATAGATAAGGTTCGGCATATGTTCCACAAGTTAGCTTAA
- the mobV gene encoding MobV family relaxase — protein sequence MPYAILRFQKRKAGGVAACERHNERKKEAYKSNPDIDMERSKDNYHLVNPPRYTYKKEINRMVAEAGCRTRKDSVMMVETLITASPEFMNSLPPKEQKAYFTMALDFISERVGEKNILSAVVHMDERTPHMHLCFVPITPDNKLSAKTILGNQKSLSEWQTAYHERMSSRWNQLERGQSSMETKRKHVPTWLYKLGGRLDKQYEEIVSALSDINAFNAGKKRDKALELIAAWLPDVEKFSKEISKQSAYINSLKEQIGQESDYAGRMRDEKYEQELKVQKANQKIFELQRTNEQMGRLLSKIPPEVLEELQKNHKSRAKER from the coding sequence ATGCCCTATGCAATCCTGCGTTTCCAGAAACGCAAAGCGGGCGGCGTTGCGGCTTGCGAACGCCACAACGAGCGTAAAAAAGAAGCCTATAAAAGCAATCCAGATATAGATATGGAACGCTCGAAAGATAACTACCATCTTGTGAATCCGCCGAGGTACACCTACAAGAAAGAGATTAACCGCATGGTAGCCGAAGCAGGGTGCAGGACGAGGAAAGATAGCGTGATGATGGTGGAAACGCTTATCACGGCTTCGCCAGAATTTATGAACAGCCTGCCGCCCAAAGAACAGAAAGCGTATTTTACGATGGCTCTGGATTTCATTTCAGAGCGTGTCGGGGAGAAAAATATCCTCTCCGCAGTCGTCCACATGGACGAGAGAACGCCGCATATGCACCTCTGTTTTGTGCCGATTACACCAGACAATAAGCTGTCTGCCAAAACAATTTTAGGCAATCAAAAGAGCCTGTCCGAATGGCAGACCGCCTACCATGAGCGGATGTCCTCACGGTGGAATCAGCTTGAAAGAGGTCAGTCCTCAATGGAAACGAAGCGGAAACATGTCCCCACATGGCTCTATAAGTTGGGCGGCAGGCTTGATAAACAGTATGAGGAAATTGTGTCTGCACTGTCCGACATCAACGCCTTTAATGCAGGGAAGAAGCGTGACAAGGCTCTGGAACTGATTGCGGCATGGCTCCCAGACGTGGAGAAATTCTCAAAGGAAATCAGTAAGCAGAGTGCCTATATCAATAGCCTAAAGGAGCAAATCGGGCAGGAATCAGACTATGCGGGGCGTATGCGTGATGAAAAGTATGAGCAGGAACTAAAGGTGCAGAAAGCGAACCAGAAGATATTTGAGTTGCAGAGAACCAACGAGCAGATGGGGCGGCTGCTCTCAAAGATACCGCCCGAAGTGTTGGAAGAATTGCAGAAAAACCATAAAAGCAGAGCGAAAGAAAGGTAG
- a CDS encoding AAA family ATPase gives MQKLQTVNAETLLYEPLEKPSFVVDSLIPTGLSLFCGSQKIGKSWLMLKLCLCVSQGLPLWDMPTMEGDVLYLCLEDTFCRIQDRLFRLTNEASRRLHFAVASCKLSDGLIVQLEDYLKDYPNSRLIVIDTLQKVRTASKDNAYASDYGDISLIKDFADRHSLAVIVVHHIRKQNDSDVFNKVSGTTGLTGSADATFVLEKEKRASDTAKLYVTGRDTPYQEYTLRFRDCSWELVERKTQEQLAKETIPDVLFRLVDFMRDKEEWAGTATELLAAMRETETIPTVITKWLNEYRTTFLNENHIVYQYSRKKHGRQISLAKRAGDSGDGGDSDIGIPPVTVIDA, from the coding sequence ATGCAGAAGTTACAGACAGTCAACGCCGAAACGCTCCTTTATGAACCGCTTGAGAAGCCGTCCTTTGTGGTGGACAGCCTTATCCCCACAGGCTTGTCGCTGTTCTGCGGCTCACAGAAGATAGGAAAGAGCTGGCTCATGCTGAAGCTATGTTTATGCGTGTCGCAGGGACTTCCCTTGTGGGATATGCCGACAATGGAGGGCGACGTGCTTTACCTCTGCCTTGAGGACACGTTCTGCCGTATACAGGACAGGCTGTTCCGATTGACGAACGAAGCGAGCAGGCGGCTTCACTTTGCCGTGGCAAGCTGCAAGCTGTCAGACGGTCTTATCGTGCAGCTTGAAGATTATCTGAAAGATTACCCAAACAGCAGGCTTATTGTCATTGACACTTTGCAGAAAGTCCGTACAGCTTCAAAAGACAATGCCTACGCAAGCGACTATGGGGACATCTCACTAATCAAAGACTTTGCCGACAGGCATTCATTGGCGGTCATTGTCGTACACCACATCCGAAAGCAGAATGACAGCGATGTGTTCAACAAGGTGTCTGGGACGACAGGCTTAACGGGGAGTGCGGACGCTACCTTTGTTCTGGAAAAGGAGAAACGGGCATCCGACACCGCCAAGCTGTATGTGACGGGCAGGGACACGCCCTATCAGGAATACACGCTGCGTTTCCGTGATTGCAGTTGGGAACTTGTGGAGAGAAAAACGCAGGAGCAGCTTGCGAAAGAAACGATACCAGACGTCCTTTTTCGGTTGGTGGATTTTATGAGGGATAAGGAAGAATGGGCAGGCACGGCAACGGAGCTGTTAGCCGCTATGAGGGAAACGGAAACCATACCCACGGTGATTACGAAATGGCTCAATGAATACCGCACCACATTTTTAAATGAGAACCATATCGTTTATCAGTACAGCCGCAAAAAACACGGCAGGCAGATTTCGCTTGCAAAGCGGGCGGGTGACAGCGGTGACGGTGGTGACAGCGATATTGGGATACCCCCTGTTACTGTCATTGACGCTTAA
- a CDS encoding recombinase family protein — protein MLQTDKITALYCRLSQEDMQAGESESIQNQKLILQKYADEHHFFNTRFFVDDGFSGVSFEREGLQAMLHEVEAGNVATVITKDLSRLGRNYLKTGELIEIVFPEYEVRYIAINDGVDTAREDNEFTPLRNWFNEFYARDTSKKIRAVKQAKAQKGERVNGEAPYGYLIDPDNRNHLIPDPETAHVVKQIFAMYVRGDRMCEIQNWLRDNEILTVGELRYRRTGSKRHPRPQLNAWYNWPDKTLYDILTRKEYLGHTITGKTYKVSYKSKKTKKNPEEKRYFFPNTHEPLIDEETFELAQKRIATRQRPTKVDEIDLFSGLLFCGDCGYKMYAVRGAGTLERKHAYTCGNYRNRARNDMLCTTHYIRKSVLKELVLADLQRVTSYVKEHEQEFIETANECSAKAVQKTLTQQRKELDKAQNRINELNILFRKLYEDNALGKLSDEQFAFLTSGYDEEKKTLTRRIAELSQEIDNATERSADVKRFVALVRRYTAIEELTYENVHEFIDRILIHELDKETNTRKIEIFYSFVGRVDTGDKPTESISYFRQIGADVKSYAI, from the coding sequence ATGTTACAGACAGACAAGATTACCGCTTTATATTGCAGATTGAGCCAGGAAGATATGCAAGCCGGGGAAAGCGAGAGCATACAGAACCAAAAACTGATTTTACAAAAGTATGCTGACGAACACCACTTTTTCAACACGCGCTTTTTCGTAGACGACGGATTTTCCGGCGTGAGCTTTGAGCGTGAGGGGCTTCAAGCCATGCTGCATGAGGTTGAAGCCGGGAACGTGGCGACCGTCATAACAAAAGACCTTTCCCGTCTGGGACGTAATTATCTGAAAACCGGGGAGCTGATAGAGATTGTCTTTCCCGAATATGAAGTGCGCTACATTGCCATTAACGACGGTGTAGACACAGCAAGGGAAGATAACGAGTTTACCCCTCTGCGGAACTGGTTCAACGAGTTTTACGCCCGCGACACCTCAAAGAAAATCCGGGCTGTCAAACAGGCAAAGGCGCAGAAAGGCGAGCGCGTCAACGGCGAAGCTCCTTACGGCTACCTTATCGACCCGGATAACCGCAATCATCTGATACCCGACCCGGAAACGGCGCACGTCGTAAAACAGATTTTTGCAATGTATGTACGGGGCGACCGTATGTGTGAAATCCAGAACTGGCTGCGGGACAATGAAATACTGACCGTCGGGGAACTGCGCTACCGCAGGACAGGGAGCAAACGCCACCCCCGCCCACAGCTCAACGCATGGTACAACTGGCCGGATAAGACGCTGTACGACATTCTGACAAGGAAAGAATATTTAGGGCATACCATAACCGGGAAAACCTACAAGGTATCTTATAAGTCGAAAAAGACGAAAAAGAACCCGGAGGAAAAAAGGTATTTCTTCCCCAACACTCACGAACCTTTGATTGATGAAGAAACCTTTGAACTTGCACAGAAGCGGATTGCCACCCGGCAACGCCCGACAAAGGTTGATGAAATTGACCTGTTTTCCGGGCTGCTCTTTTGCGGGGACTGCGGCTACAAAATGTATGCAGTACGCGGAGCCGGGACGCTTGAACGGAAACACGCCTACACTTGCGGCAACTACCGCAACCGGGCAAGAAATGATATGCTCTGCACTACGCATTATATCCGCAAAAGCGTATTGAAAGAACTTGTCCTTGCAGACTTGCAGCGAGTAACGTCTTATGTGAAAGAGCATGAACAGGAGTTTATCGAAACAGCCAACGAGTGCAGCGCAAAGGCAGTACAAAAGACGCTGACACAGCAGCGGAAAGAGCTTGACAAGGCGCAGAACCGTATTAACGAGCTGAACATCTTATTCCGCAAGCTCTACGAGGACAACGCTTTAGGGAAACTTTCAGATGAACAATTTGCTTTTCTGACTTCCGGCTATGATGAAGAAAAAAAGACGCTGACCCGGAGGATTGCGGAGCTGTCACAGGAAATCGACAACGCCACCGAGCGCAGCGCGGACGTAAAAAGGTTTGTCGCACTGGTACGCAGATACACAGCGATTGAAGAACTGACCTACGAAAACGTCCATGAATTTATTGACCGTATTCTTATTCACGAACTGGATAAGGAAACGAACACCCGCAAAATCGAAATCTTTTATAGCTTTGTCGGCAGAGTTGATACAGGTGACAAGCCTACCGAAAGTATCTCCTATTTCAGACAGATAGGAGCCGACGTAAAGAGTTATGCTATCTAA
- a CDS encoding sigma-70 family RNA polymerase sigma factor, with protein sequence MKYAPRKVYIKESGRYVELSYTDFCRRRESDQTYMDKLFIPIQGCLLEVVREQYTDFYRDKERWRYLKKLDTKNSLLSLDGFTDSEGKPLDFIADEAADIAETVVNAVMVDRLKAALPLLSDSEQELIQAIFFDGLSEREVGARFGITQSVVNKRKARILRKLRKIIEN encoded by the coding sequence GTGAAATACGCACCGAGAAAGGTATATATCAAGGAAAGCGGCAGATATGTGGAACTGTCCTATACGGATTTCTGCCGCCGCAGGGAATCCGACCAGACCTATATGGACAAGCTGTTTATCCCCATTCAAGGCTGTCTGCTTGAAGTCGTGAGGGAGCAATACACGGACTTCTACCGAGATAAGGAACGGTGGCGTTATCTGAAAAAATTAGATACGAAGAACAGCCTGCTTTCTCTGGATGGATTTACGGACAGCGAGGGGAAGCCTTTAGACTTTATCGCTGATGAAGCGGCAGACATTGCGGAAACCGTTGTCAATGCGGTTATGGTGGACAGGCTGAAAGCCGCCCTGCCTTTGCTGTCGGATAGTGAACAGGAATTGATACAGGCAATCTTTTTTGACGGACTTTCTGAGCGTGAAGTCGGGGCGAGGTTCGGCATAACCCAGAGCGTTGTGAACAAACGCAAAGCCAGAATCCTAAGAAAACTAAGAAAGATAATAGAAAATTAA
- a CDS encoding cysteine-rich KTR domain-containing protein yields MMKCEWILCPVCGNKTRNKIRKDTVLENYPLYCPKCRQERLIKVDNLKITVIKEPDA; encoded by the coding sequence ATGATGAAATGCGAATGGATATTGTGTCCTGTTTGTGGGAACAAAACCCGTAATAAAATTAGGAAGGACACTGTTTTGGAGAATTATCCCCTTTATTGTCCAAAATGCAGACAAGAAAGATTGATTAAAGTTGACAACTTGAAGATAACTGTCATCAAAGAGCCAGACGCTTAA
- a CDS encoding ParB/RepB/Spo0J family partition protein, with protein MKKQDFKVLKTKDLYPFPDNPFHVAEDETLSELAESIKEFGIVTPIITRPKEDGNGYEVIAGQRRVRASELAGINTVPAFVLPLDRDRAIITLVDSNLQRENILPSERAFAYKMKSEAMKRQGFRTDLTSSQVVTKLRTDDKVAQGFGVGRMTVQRFIRLTELIPPILRMVDEGKIALTPAVELSFLKKDEQENLFATMESEEATPSLSQAQRMKSLSQSGRLDMDTIFAIMTEEKGNQKETLKINTSKLKKYFPKNTTPKQMEETIIKLLERELQRKRGRDSR; from the coding sequence ATGAAGAAACAGGATTTTAAGGTGTTAAAGACCAAAGACTTGTACCCGTTTCCCGACAATCCGTTTCATGTGGCAGAGGATGAAACGCTGTCAGAATTAGCGGAAAGCATCAAGGAATTTGGCATTGTCACGCCGATAATCACACGCCCGAAAGAGGACGGGAACGGCTATGAAGTGATTGCAGGGCAGCGGCGTGTCCGTGCGTCTGAACTTGCAGGGATAAATACCGTGCCTGCGTTTGTCCTGCCCTTAGACCGTGACCGAGCCATCATCACCCTTGTAGACAGTAATTTACAGCGTGAGAATATCCTGCCATCAGAGCGGGCGTTTGCCTACAAGATGAAATCCGAAGCCATGAAGCGGCAGGGTTTCCGCACAGACTTAACCTCGTCACAAGTTGTGACGAAGTTGCGGACGGACGACAAGGTGGCACAGGGCTTCGGCGTAGGCAGGATGACCGTACAAAGATTTATCCGTTTGACGGAACTGATACCGCCGATTTTGCGGATGGTGGACGAGGGGAAAATCGCCCTCACGCCTGCGGTGGAACTGTCCTTTTTGAAGAAAGACGAGCAGGAAAACCTCTTTGCCACGATGGAGAGCGAAGAAGCAACGCCCTCACTCTCACAGGCACAGCGGATGAAAAGCCTAAGCCAGAGCGGGCGGCTTGACATGGATACGATATTTGCAATTATGACGGAGGAAAAGGGAAACCAGAAAGAAACCTTGAAAATCAACACAAGCAAGCTGAAAAAGTATTTTCCGAAGAACACAACGCCGAAGCAGATGGAGGAAACCATCATTAAACTTTTGGAGCGTGAATTGCAGAGGAAACGGGGCAGGGACAGCCGCTAA
- the rlmN gene encoding 23S rRNA (adenine(2503)-C(2))-methyltransferase RlmN: MKHLPKSTPTEILNDPYGFTYKEMSEVIGEDKARALYTELYKQPFHKENLSISTKKVYKSSDTEKYVYELKDNRYIETVFIKRRDGGTVCVSTQVGCSVGCIFCESGRNGFVRNLTPSEIVQQVVLIRQKVNRIVFMGMGEPLFNYDNLIAAIHILRDRNGLNFPTDGITVSTVGPVNQLKKLREEHLKIQLTISLHAATQAARNCIIPHMHMYAIEDVVKQALSYSQRHNRKVVFAYLLLPGINDRSSDIRQLAKWFKGKNVMINVLQYNPTSNSKIRAPQKQEMVAFKHQLEQTGLEVTMRVSHGREIKAACGQLANTYNKAKKQQK, encoded by the coding sequence ATGAAACACTTACCTAAAAGTACACCTACGGAAATATTGAATGACCCATACGGATTTACTTACAAAGAAATGTCGGAAGTAATTGGAGAGGATAAAGCAAGAGCCTTATATACGGAATTGTATAAACAGCCATTTCACAAAGAAAATCTATCAATATCAACAAAAAAAGTCTATAAAAGTAGCGATACTGAAAAGTATGTTTATGAATTGAAAGATAACAGGTATATTGAAACGGTTTTTATTAAACGGCGAGATGGTGGGACTGTTTGCGTAAGTACGCAAGTTGGTTGTTCTGTTGGCTGTATTTTTTGTGAGTCCGGACGCAATGGTTTTGTTCGTAATCTAACACCGTCTGAAATTGTGCAGCAGGTTGTATTGATACGTCAAAAAGTAAATCGTATCGTTTTTATGGGAATGGGAGAACCTTTATTCAATTACGACAACTTGATTGCAGCAATCCATATTCTTCGAGATAGAAATGGACTTAACTTTCCAACCGACGGCATTACCGTATCAACAGTTGGTCCAGTTAATCAATTAAAAAAATTGCGCGAAGAACATCTAAAAATTCAGTTGACAATATCTTTACATGCAGCAACACAGGCTGCGAGAAACTGTATCATTCCTCATATGCACATGTACGCTATTGAAGATGTTGTTAAGCAAGCATTGTCCTATTCTCAAAGGCATAATCGAAAAGTGGTATTTGCGTATTTGCTTTTACCAGGTATAAATGACCGTTCCTCAGATATAAGGCAACTTGCAAAATGGTTTAAGGGCAAAAATGTTATGATTAACGTGCTGCAATACAACCCGACGAGTAATTCAAAAATTAGAGCACCACAAAAACAAGAAATGGTTGCGTTCAAACATCAATTAGAGCAAACAGGACTTGAAGTTACCATGAGAGTTTCTCATGGTAGAGAGATTAAAGCAGCTTGTGGACAGTTAGCTAATACATATAATAAAGCCAAAAAACAACAGAAATAA